A region of Deinococcus rubellus DNA encodes the following proteins:
- a CDS encoding response regulator transcription factor, with translation MSHVVVIEDEGTVQSVLKFHLERAGLQVSAFAAVEEALPSLDRADALVLDWMLPGESGLSFLRRLRADPELRKLPVLMLTARAAEAERVEGLESGADDYLTKPFSAAELVARVRALLRRTQASVPQVVTLGPLTIDVPAAEARKDTLSLNLTRREFDLLTFLALNAGRVYSRTELLDKVWGADFLGGERTVDQHVTQLRAHLGDDPSSPRFLETVRGKGYRMRTWTP, from the coding sequence GTGAGCCATGTGGTGGTCATCGAAGACGAGGGCACGGTGCAGAGCGTGCTGAAATTTCACCTGGAGCGGGCCGGACTGCAGGTGTCGGCCTTCGCAGCGGTGGAAGAGGCCCTGCCGAGCCTCGACAGGGCCGACGCCCTGGTGCTCGACTGGATGCTACCGGGCGAGAGCGGGCTGAGTTTCCTACGGCGGCTGCGCGCCGACCCGGAGCTGCGAAAACTGCCGGTGCTGATGCTCACCGCCCGCGCCGCCGAGGCCGAGCGGGTCGAGGGCCTGGAATCGGGCGCGGACGACTATCTCACCAAGCCGTTTTCCGCCGCCGAACTGGTGGCGCGGGTGCGGGCGCTCTTGAGGCGCACCCAGGCGAGTGTGCCGCAGGTTGTCACGCTGGGGCCGCTGACGATCGACGTGCCCGCCGCCGAGGCCCGCAAGGATACGCTGAGCCTCAATCTGACCCGCCGCGAATTCGATCTGCTGACGTTTCTGGCGCTCAACGCCGGGCGGGTCTACTCGCGCACCGAACTGCTCGACAAGGTCTGGGGCGCGGACTTCCTGGGCGGCGAGCGCACCGTCGATCAGCACGTCACGCAGCTTCGCGCCCACCTCGGCGACGATCCATCCAGCCCGCGTTTTCTGGAAACGGTGCGCGGCAAGGGCTACCGGATGCGGACATGGACCCCCTGA
- the phoU gene encoding phosphate signaling complex protein PhoU codes for MREVLEQDLQKVLSDALEMLGTVERMLPMAADVLLHQNVKRLPEIRAVDREVDALEAKIEAECLRIIALHQPVARDLRLVALVLKSLSDIERMGDYAVHVAADGAELAQAAPLKRYVNLGRMLERLQEMSVQLRAAITERDLAKASDALQMDDEVDDLYEQIQRELVTYMLEDPRNISKSLTLMRVGRSLERIGDHMENVAERLPYWLTGQREGQIRD; via the coding sequence ATGCGCGAAGTGCTGGAACAAGATTTGCAAAAAGTCCTCAGTGACGCCCTGGAGATGCTCGGTACGGTGGAGCGGATGCTGCCGATGGCCGCCGATGTGCTGCTGCACCAGAATGTCAAGCGGCTGCCGGAAATCCGCGCAGTGGACCGTGAGGTGGACGCGCTGGAAGCCAAGATTGAGGCCGAGTGCCTGAGAATCATCGCCCTGCACCAGCCGGTGGCCCGCGATCTGCGGCTGGTGGCGCTCGTCCTCAAGAGCTTGTCGGACATCGAGCGGATGGGTGACTACGCCGTGCACGTCGCTGCCGACGGCGCGGAACTGGCGCAGGCCGCGCCCCTCAAGCGCTACGTCAACCTGGGCCGGATGCTGGAACGCCTTCAGGAAATGAGTGTGCAGCTGCGCGCCGCCATCACCGAACGCGACCTCGCCAAGGCCAGCGACGCCCTCCAGATGGACGACGAGGTGGACGACCTCTACGAGCAGATTCAGCGCGAATTGGTCACATACATGCTCGAAGACCCCCGCAATATCTCCAAGAGCCTGACCCTGATGCGGGTGGGCCGCAGCCTGGAGCGCATCGGCGACCACATGGAGAACGTGGCCGAGCGGCTGCCTTACTGGCTCACCGGCCAGCGCGAGGGACAAATCAGAGACTGA
- a CDS encoding MFS transporter: MWGGFFMVIPLITVHFGFGLGWSALSVGAVLGTRQLTQQGLTVFGGALSDRTGPRPLIALGLLTRALGFAAMGLSTSFPALLASSILAGVGGGLFDAPKNAAVTALSTPENRVRVFSLMSMAGNLGMVIGPLIGAALSNLAFRTVALTSACAYLVSLGILMLAVPPIPGTQKTGSGLGGLLTVVRDRRFVLFTLTLSGYFVLSTQINVAVTLRAVELAGPTATGPLYALQAGLAVLLQYPVVLLAGRHFTGRQILMGGVGLAALGLGSMALAHSFAALLACTALLSLGGMVVFPTQQTITARMAPPQLMGSYFGLGALSLGLGGALGSVLGGVLVDLGKSLAWPALTWLTLLMVGLLTVWGLGRSLPKENMSAEDMSGDNVPAKEG; the protein is encoded by the coding sequence ATGTGGGGCGGGTTTTTCATGGTGATTCCGCTCATCACGGTGCATTTCGGGTTCGGCCTGGGCTGGAGCGCCCTGAGCGTCGGCGCAGTGCTCGGCACCCGTCAGCTGACCCAGCAGGGCCTGACGGTGTTCGGCGGCGCACTCTCCGACCGCACCGGCCCCCGCCCGCTGATTGCCCTGGGCCTGCTGACCAGGGCGCTGGGTTTCGCGGCGATGGGCCTGAGTACCAGCTTTCCGGCGCTGCTGGCCTCAAGCATTCTGGCGGGGGTGGGCGGCGGCCTGTTCGACGCGCCCAAGAACGCGGCGGTGACAGCGCTGAGCACGCCAGAAAACCGGGTGCGGGTCTTTTCCCTGATGAGCATGGCCGGTAACCTCGGCATGGTCATCGGCCCCCTGATCGGAGCGGCGCTTTCAAACCTGGCCTTCCGCACCGTGGCACTGACCTCGGCATGCGCGTATCTGGTGTCGCTGGGCATCCTGATGCTGGCCGTGCCGCCAATCCCCGGCACCCAGAAGACCGGTAGCGGCCTGGGCGGCCTGCTCACGGTGGTGCGCGACCGGCGCTTCGTACTCTTTACCCTGACGCTGAGCGGCTATTTCGTCTTATCGACCCAGATCAATGTGGCGGTTACGCTGCGGGCCGTGGAGCTGGCCGGGCCAACGGCAACCGGGCCGCTCTACGCCCTCCAGGCGGGGCTGGCCGTCTTGTTGCAGTACCCGGTGGTGCTGTTGGCCGGACGACACTTCACAGGCCGACAGATTCTGATGGGCGGCGTGGGGCTGGCCGCCCTCGGTCTGGGCAGCATGGCCCTGGCCCACTCCTTCGCGGCGCTGCTGGCCTGCACTGCCCTCCTGAGCCTGGGCGGCATGGTGGTGTTTCCGACCCAGCAGACCATCACCGCCCGGATGGCCCCGCCGCAGCTGATGGGCAGTTACTTCGGACTCGGCGCATTGTCGCTGGGGCTGGGCGGAGCGCTGGGCAGCGTGCTCGGGGGCGTGCTGGTCGACCTGGGGAAGTCGCTGGCCTGGCCCGCCCTGACCTGGCTGACCCTGCTGATGGTGGGGCTCCTGACCGTCTGGGGGCTGGGCCGCAGCCTGCCAAAAGAAAATATGTCCGCCGAAGACATGTCCGGCGACAACGTACCGGCCAAAGAGGGCTGA
- a CDS encoding DEAD/DEAH box helicase translates to MTVLDAPRPTDSAPVFTFQEMQLPAPLRAAIDALNYTTPTEIQGLALPPARQGKDVLGTAATGSGKTVAFLLPVIERLLTQRARGTRALVLAPTRELAAQIEEVARVLIDNTHLKVVSIFGGVSQGPQQKALRAGTDIVIATPGRLLDHIGQGNINFSALEVLVLDEADRMLDLGFLPDIRRVLRAIPAQRQTLLFSATMPDSILKLAGEFQQNPVRVGVKHGGRTNDMIAEALYPVHGELKSKLLIGLLADAEINMDSVLVFTRTKHRANRLTEQLVNAGISAERIHGNRSQNARTEALSGFKSGKYRVLVATDIAARGIDIDSLGHVVNFDVPVAAEDYVHRAGRTARAGKSGTAFTLVSPQEEDEIRSIERFTKRTLSRRNLEGFDYHAKVEGKLEQPRPAQGGRGGRSQQGGRGGQSGGHSGGQSSGGQSQARASQPRSGQSSSSGQGQRPSRPAGNDIGGGRVGPQPARRRR, encoded by the coding sequence ATGACTGTACTCGACGCACCCCGCCCCACCGACAGCGCTCCTGTCTTCACCTTTCAGGAAATGCAGTTGCCCGCCCCGCTCCGGGCCGCCATCGACGCCCTGAACTACACCACCCCCACCGAGATTCAGGGCCTGGCACTGCCGCCCGCCCGCCAGGGCAAGGACGTGCTGGGCACCGCCGCCACCGGCTCCGGCAAGACCGTGGCCTTTTTGCTGCCGGTCATCGAGCGGCTGCTGACCCAGCGCGCACGCGGCACCCGCGCCCTGGTGCTGGCCCCCACCCGCGAACTGGCCGCCCAGATCGAGGAAGTGGCCCGCGTTTTGATCGACAATACCCACCTCAAGGTCGTCAGCATCTTCGGCGGCGTCTCGCAGGGACCGCAGCAAAAAGCCCTGAGGGCCGGAACTGACATCGTGATCGCCACGCCGGGACGACTCCTCGACCACATCGGCCAGGGCAATATCAACTTCTCGGCGCTGGAGGTGCTGGTCCTCGACGAGGCTGACCGGATGCTCGACCTGGGCTTCTTGCCCGACATCCGCCGGGTGCTGCGGGCCATTCCCGCCCAGCGCCAGACGCTGCTGTTCTCGGCCACCATGCCCGACAGCATCCTCAAGCTGGCCGGGGAATTTCAGCAGAATCCGGTGCGTGTGGGCGTCAAGCACGGAGGGCGCACCAATGACATGATCGCCGAGGCGCTGTACCCGGTCCACGGCGAACTCAAGTCCAAGCTCTTGATCGGCCTGCTGGCCGACGCTGAGATCAACATGGACAGCGTGCTGGTGTTTACCCGCACCAAGCACCGCGCCAACCGCCTCACCGAGCAACTCGTCAACGCCGGCATCAGCGCCGAGCGCATTCACGGCAACCGCTCGCAGAACGCCCGCACCGAGGCGCTCTCCGGCTTCAAGAGCGGCAAATACCGGGTGCTGGTCGCCACCGACATCGCCGCGCGCGGCATCGACATCGACTCGCTGGGCCACGTCGTCAACTTCGACGTGCCGGTGGCCGCCGAGGACTATGTCCACCGTGCCGGACGCACCGCCCGTGCAGGCAAGAGCGGCACCGCCTTTACCCTGGTTAGCCCGCAGGAAGAGGACGAGATCCGCAGCATCGAGCGCTTTACCAAGCGCACCCTTAGTCGCCGCAACCTGGAGGGCTTCGACTACCACGCCAAGGTGGAAGGCAAGCTGGAGCAGCCCCGTCCCGCCCAGGGCGGACGCGGTGGCCGGAGCCAGCAGGGTGGTCGCGGCGGGCAATCGGGTGGCCATTCAGGTGGTCAGTCGAGCGGTGGACAGAGCCAGGCGCGTGCCAGTCAGCCGAGGAGTGGTCAGTCAAGCAGCAGCGGCCAGGGCCAGCGCCCCAGCCGCCCCGCCGGAAACGACATCGGTGGCGGGCGTGTGGGGCCGCAACCGGCCCGCCGTCGCCGCTGA
- a CDS encoding DNA-3-methyladenine glycosylase family protein — protein MSSQPAAHRDLARDPVLRPLLEAGPLPELLPAADPFASLIRSVTGQQLSVKAAAAINGRLAAATDNFAPAALLSAPPQSLRDLGLSWAKVRTVQAIAAAANSGQIDFAELVGMSDEAVTQALLPLPGIGRWTAEMFLIFGLGRPDVFSFGDLALRKALNLYYPGQDHASIVLGWQPHRSSAARLLWRTFHVTPVITPAD, from the coding sequence ATGTCCAGCCAGCCTGCCGCCCACCGAGACCTGGCCCGCGACCCGGTGCTGCGTCCGCTGCTGGAGGCGGGCCCACTGCCCGAACTGCTGCCCGCTGCCGACCCCTTCGCGTCGCTGATTCGCAGTGTGACCGGCCAGCAGCTCTCGGTGAAGGCGGCGGCGGCCATCAACGGGCGGCTGGCGGCGGCCACCGACAATTTTGCGCCTGCTGCGCTGCTCTCGGCCCCGCCGCAGAGCCTGCGTGACCTGGGCCTGTCGTGGGCTAAGGTTCGCACCGTGCAGGCCATCGCTGCCGCCGCGAACAGCGGCCAGATTGACTTTGCCGAGCTGGTTGGTATGAGCGACGAGGCTGTCACCCAGGCGCTGCTGCCGCTGCCGGGCATCGGGCGCTGGACGGCGGAGATGTTTCTGATCTTCGGGCTGGGCCGCCCCGACGTGTTCAGTTTCGGTGATCTGGCGCTCAGGAAGGCCCTCAATCTGTATTACCCCGGTCAGGACCACGCAAGCATTGTGCTGGGCTGGCAGCCGCACCGCAGCTCCGCCGCCCGGCTGCTGTGGCGGACCTTCCACGTCACGCCCGTCATCACCCCGGCAGACTGA
- a CDS encoding sensor histidine kinase, giving the protein MDPLSAGRLPLPETPQAWQDTLPQAVVLFEEGRITHLNAAAARLWGVSSERAAGRPLLEVLRRHTLEALAERGGELELDVSGRTLRCQAVPGALIVEDVTDHRRREAELREATAILSHEFRTPVTGLRGVLEALEYAMPSEMQQVFVKQGLQEVERLARLVEDLAVGFRPTRARTVPLSEVFARAERLLSSELGAHAARLHFGDDHLVRVDPDKLLQILLNLIENALKYGPRGGAVEVRACARGAWIEVSVSDEGEALSGTEHLFQAHTRGEGVLGLGSGMGLYIVRSIVQGWGGQAWAERRGGRNAFLFTLPGVAGLT; this is encoded by the coding sequence ATGGACCCCCTGAGCGCTGGGCGGCTGCCCCTGCCCGAGACGCCGCAGGCCTGGCAGGACACCCTGCCGCAGGCGGTGGTGCTGTTCGAGGAAGGCCGCATCACCCATCTCAACGCCGCCGCCGCCCGGCTGTGGGGGGTCAGCAGCGAGCGGGCGGCGGGGCGGCCCCTGCTGGAAGTGCTGCGCCGCCACACCCTGGAGGCCCTGGCCGAGCGCGGCGGCGAACTCGAACTCGACGTGTCGGGCCGCACCCTGCGCTGCCAGGCGGTGCCGGGAGCCTTGATCGTCGAGGACGTGACCGACCACCGCCGCCGCGAGGCCGAGCTGCGGGAAGCCACCGCCATTCTCTCGCACGAGTTCCGCACCCCCGTCACCGGGCTACGCGGCGTGCTGGAAGCGCTGGAATATGCCATGCCCAGCGAGATGCAGCAGGTGTTCGTCAAGCAGGGCCTTCAGGAAGTCGAGCGCCTGGCGCGGCTGGTGGAAGACCTGGCGGTGGGATTCCGGCCTACCCGCGCCCGCACCGTGCCGCTGAGCGAGGTGTTCGCCCGCGCCGAGCGGCTGCTGTCCAGTGAACTGGGCGCACACGCTGCCCGGCTGCACTTCGGAGACGACCATCTGGTGCGCGTCGATCCCGATAAATTACTGCAAATTCTGCTCAACCTTATCGAGAACGCCCTCAAATACGGCCCACGCGGCGGCGCGGTGGAGGTGCGGGCCTGCGCGCGCGGCGCGTGGATCGAGGTCTCGGTCAGTGACGAGGGCGAGGCGCTGAGCGGCACCGAGCATCTCTTCCAGGCCCACACGCGCGGTGAGGGTGTGCTGGGTCTGGGCAGCGGCATGGGCCTTTATATTGTCCGCAGCATCGTGCAGGGCTGGGGCGGTCAGGCCTGGGCGGAGCGGCGGGGCGGGCGAAACGCCTTTCTCTTCACCCTGCCGGGGGTCGCTGGACTGACCTGA
- a CDS encoding MBL fold metallo-hydrolase: MTLGSPRPTAAEHGPLRVASLATGPLQENAVLVWDAASAEGFLIDPGDEAGRVLSWIMTLGVKVKAILLTHAHFDHIGAVQPLREALNVPVWLHERDLDLYRAGASSAARWNLPFVQPADPEHFIRQDQVFTAGKLNLTARELPGHAPGHVVLLGEGLAVVGDTLFQGGIGRTDLPGGNHPQLMQGIAAELLSLPPDTAIYPGHGESSSIGVERASNPFLL, encoded by the coding sequence ATGACTCTAGGCAGCCCCCGTCCCACCGCCGCCGAACATGGCCCCCTGCGGGTCGCCAGCCTCGCCACCGGACCCTTGCAGGAAAATGCCGTGCTGGTCTGGGACGCCGCCAGCGCCGAGGGCTTCTTGATCGATCCCGGCGATGAGGCCGGGCGCGTCCTGAGCTGGATCATGACGCTGGGCGTCAAGGTCAAGGCCATCTTGCTCACCCACGCCCACTTCGACCATATCGGCGCGGTGCAGCCGCTACGGGAAGCGCTGAACGTGCCGGTCTGGCTGCACGAGCGCGATCTGGACCTCTACCGCGCTGGGGCGAGCAGCGCCGCCCGCTGGAACCTGCCGTTCGTGCAGCCCGCCGACCCCGAGCACTTTATTCGCCAGGATCAGGTGTTCACGGCAGGCAAACTCAACCTCACCGCCCGCGAACTGCCGGGGCATGCGCCGGGCCACGTGGTACTGCTCGGCGAGGGGCTGGCGGTGGTGGGCGACACGCTGTTTCAGGGCGGCATCGGGCGCACCGATCTGCCGGGCGGCAACCATCCCCAGCTGATGCAGGGCATTGCCGCTGAGCTGCTGAGCCTGCCGCCCGATACGGCCATTTACCCCGGCCACGGCGAGAGCAGCAGCATCGGCGTGGAGCGGGCCAGCAATCCGTTCTTGCTGTAG
- a CDS encoding YbaY family lipoprotein yields MKKFSFFALLLLVSWPAALAQTVINGVTITKPGQPQPAAPRRVVPAFVDSTIPADWIDVRGRISAGGTGRTDLPAGSRVTVSLQDASRTDMAATILATTTFPSASLPVSYQLVSSPRRFTSVGVYLVRVSIKDATGKMIYTSTTQQRINPAAKRILADVRVTATP; encoded by the coding sequence ATGAAGAAGTTCTCATTTTTTGCCCTTCTGTTGCTCGTCAGCTGGCCCGCCGCGCTGGCCCAGACCGTCATCAACGGCGTGACCATCACCAAGCCGGGTCAGCCCCAGCCAGCCGCACCCCGCCGGGTGGTTCCGGCCTTCGTTGACAGCACCATACCCGCCGACTGGATCGACGTCCGGGGCCGCATCAGCGCAGGTGGGACAGGGCGCACCGATCTGCCTGCCGGAAGCCGGGTCACGGTCAGCCTGCAAGACGCCAGCCGGACGGATATGGCCGCCACCATCCTGGCCACGACCACCTTCCCCAGCGCCTCACTGCCGGTCAGCTACCAGCTCGTCTCCAGCCCGCGCCGTTTTACCAGCGTCGGCGTCTATCTGGTGCGGGTCAGCATCAAGGACGCCACCGGAAAAATGATCTACACCTCCACCACCCAGCAGCGCATCAACCCGGCGGCCAAGCGCATTCTGGCCGACGTGCGGGTGACGGCCACCCCGTAA
- a CDS encoding long-chain-fatty-acid--CoA ligase: protein MQRPWLEHYEQGVPHEFTGEMLTLPQLLERASETFAARPALEFLGHRQTYRQLWANVQHFAAALQHLGVQQGDRVAVMLPNTPQFVVAFFGASLAGAVVVNTSPLSTAQELEHHLTDCGASVLVMLDSFYPRFAEIEHSPALGVRRVIVTGIQDALPFPKNLLYPLLEKRKGTWVDVKESGKVVGFVHLFERHFAAPTPSSLQPDDVALLQYTGGTTGMPKGAMLTHRNLVANAQQAVSWMPGLREGQEVTLGAIPFFHVYGMTVAMNLSLLIGANIVLIPNPRDLKTLLSAIEKSGVTLFPGVPTLYNAINNSPLTSGYDLKTVRACISGSAPLPAETARQFREITGGANLVEGYGLTEASPITHTNPVGGEQREGIGLPLPGIDASIRDDQGQAVPTGEIGELWVAGPNIMAGYWQRPEATAQTIREENGLRWLLTGDLATMDGGGYFKIVDRKKELILVGGHNVYPREVEEVLYQHPAVLEAAVIGVPDEYRGESVKAFVVLKPERSAAEAEIITFCRGQLSAYKAPRQVEFRSALPLSAAGKVLRRVLADEERAGRMAAEKAEKNDLAGAAAKPV from the coding sequence ATGCAAAGGCCCTGGCTCGAGCACTACGAACAAGGCGTGCCCCACGAATTCACGGGCGAGATGCTGACGCTGCCGCAACTGCTGGAGCGCGCCTCGGAGACGTTCGCCGCCCGGCCCGCGCTGGAGTTTCTGGGCCACCGGCAGACCTACCGCCAGCTGTGGGCCAACGTGCAGCACTTCGCGGCGGCCCTGCAACACCTCGGCGTGCAGCAGGGAGACCGGGTGGCCGTGATGCTGCCCAACACCCCGCAGTTCGTGGTGGCCTTTTTCGGAGCGTCGCTGGCGGGCGCGGTGGTGGTCAACACCTCGCCGCTCTCCACCGCCCAGGAACTCGAACACCATCTCACCGACTGCGGCGCGAGCGTGCTGGTGATGCTCGACAGCTTCTACCCGCGTTTCGCCGAGATCGAGCACAGCCCGGCCCTGGGCGTGCGGCGGGTCATCGTCACCGGTATTCAGGACGCTCTGCCGTTTCCCAAGAATTTGCTCTACCCTTTGCTCGAAAAGCGCAAGGGCACCTGGGTCGACGTGAAGGAGAGCGGCAAAGTGGTTGGCTTCGTGCACCTCTTCGAGCGCCACTTTGCCGCGCCGACGCCGAGCAGTCTTCAGCCGGACGACGTGGCGCTGCTCCAGTACACCGGCGGCACCACCGGGATGCCCAAGGGCGCGATGCTGACCCATCGTAACCTGGTCGCCAACGCCCAGCAGGCCGTCAGTTGGATGCCGGGTCTGCGGGAAGGTCAGGAGGTGACGCTGGGGGCCATCCCGTTCTTCCACGTCTACGGCATGACCGTGGCCATGAATCTGAGCCTGCTGATCGGCGCGAACATCGTCCTGATTCCCAATCCGCGCGATCTCAAGACGCTGCTGAGCGCCATCGAGAAGAGCGGCGTGACCCTCTTTCCCGGCGTGCCGACCCTGTACAACGCCATCAACAACTCGCCGCTGACCTCCGGGTACGACCTCAAGACGGTGCGGGCCTGCATCTCCGGCAGTGCGCCGCTGCCCGCCGAGACGGCCCGGCAATTTCGGGAGATCACCGGCGGAGCCAATCTGGTGGAAGGTTACGGCCTGACCGAGGCCAGCCCGATCACCCACACCAACCCGGTGGGCGGCGAGCAGAGAGAGGGCATCGGGCTGCCGCTGCCGGGTATCGACGCCAGCATCCGGGACGATCAGGGGCAGGCCGTGCCCACCGGCGAGATCGGCGAGCTGTGGGTGGCCGGGCCCAACATCATGGCCGGGTACTGGCAACGCCCCGAGGCCACTGCCCAGACCATCCGCGAGGAGAATGGGCTGCGCTGGCTGCTGACCGGCGATCTGGCGACCATGGACGGGGGCGGCTATTTCAAGATCGTGGACCGCAAGAAGGAACTGATTCTGGTGGGCGGACACAATGTCTACCCGCGTGAGGTGGAGGAAGTGCTCTACCAGCATCCCGCCGTGCTGGAAGCCGCCGTGATCGGCGTGCCCGACGAGTACCGGGGTGAGAGTGTCAAGGCGTTCGTGGTGCTCAAGCCGGAGCGGAGCGCCGCAGAGGCCGAGATCATCACCTTTTGCCGGGGGCAACTCAGCGCCTACAAAGCGCCGCGTCAGGTCGAATTTCGCTCAGCCCTGCCCCTCTCGGCGGCGGGCAAGGTGCTGCGCCGGGTGCTGGCCGACGAGGAGAGGGCCGGGCGGATGGCCGCTGAAAAAGCAGAGAAAAACGACCTGGCGGGGGCAGCGGCGAAACCGGTCTAG
- a CDS encoding Crp/Fnr family transcriptional regulator encodes MNYPSLVWHLKRTELFADLELTELERVAASTPYRSYQAGEVIYRMDDLSDALYFVRSGLVKISKLFPNGKEAILSVVGQHDTFGELLLQPEERRPTQAEALERTTLIVLPRGELQKLLNAKPDLAMKLIRLMAARLFEAQAWSAEVSAYSAPERVASLLYRLAREFGRPHPQGVELSLKLNQEDIARMVGATRETVSHSLSKLKHEGAIVRPRTPIIVRMDALKRYIESGG; translated from the coding sequence ATGAATTATCCCAGTCTGGTCTGGCACCTCAAACGCACGGAGCTGTTCGCCGACCTCGAACTGACCGAGCTGGAGCGCGTGGCCGCCTCGACGCCCTACCGTTCCTACCAGGCGGGCGAAGTGATCTACCGCATGGACGATCTGTCAGACGCCCTATATTTCGTCAGATCGGGGCTGGTGAAGATCAGTAAGCTCTTTCCCAACGGCAAGGAAGCCATCCTGAGCGTGGTGGGGCAGCACGACACTTTCGGGGAACTGCTGCTGCAACCCGAGGAGCGCCGCCCCACCCAGGCCGAGGCACTGGAGCGCACCACCCTGATCGTGCTGCCGCGCGGCGAGTTGCAAAAACTCCTCAACGCCAAGCCCGACCTCGCCATGAAGTTGATCCGGCTGATGGCCGCCCGGCTGTTCGAGGCCCAGGCCTGGAGCGCCGAGGTCAGTGCCTATAGCGCTCCCGAGCGGGTGGCGAGCCTGCTCTACCGGCTGGCCCGCGAGTTTGGCCGCCCGCACCCACAGGGCGTGGAACTCAGCCTCAAGCTCAACCAGGAAGACATCGCCCGGATGGTTGGGGCCACCCGCGAAACGGTCAGCCACAGCCTGAGCAAGCTCAAGCACGAGGGAGCCATCGTGCGGCCCCGCACGCCGATCATCGTGCGGATGGACGCCCTCAAGCGCTACATCGAATCGGGCGGATAA
- a CDS encoding response regulator: protein MSYTILVADDEPAIRTMLEVILSADGHQIVAVSDGKSALEYLQTHTPDVMLLDIHMPYMDGFEICSRVKRIKRLRNTPVVLLTAMDDDQTRDHAKLVGADDIVSKPLSGKNLRGRITHLINARQP, encoded by the coding sequence ATGTCGTATACCATCCTCGTCGCAGACGATGAACCGGCCATCCGCACCATGCTGGAAGTCATCCTGTCGGCAGATGGGCACCAAATCGTGGCGGTTTCCGATGGCAAGTCCGCGCTGGAATACCTCCAGACCCACACCCCCGACGTGATGCTCCTGGACATCCACATGCCGTACATGGACGGTTTTGAAATCTGCTCGCGGGTCAAGCGCATCAAGCGGCTGCGCAACACCCCGGTGGTGCTACTGACTGCCATGGACGACGACCAGACCCGCGACCACGCCAAGCTGGTCGGTGCGGACGACATCGTGTCCAAGCCGCTGTCGGGCAAGAATCTGCGCGGACGCATCACGCACCTGATCAACGCCCGCCAGCCCTGA